One stretch of Daphnia pulicaria isolate SC F1-1A chromosome 6, SC_F0-13Bv2, whole genome shotgun sequence DNA includes these proteins:
- the LOC124343547 gene encoding collagen alpha-1(X) chain-like, with protein sequence MWLWAFVSLVLASVLAAPQYGQPPAAGETVSITKEQWATLNPHGSGATYEIQKQWESFYEYLPWLKGPPGPPGPPGSSDGGAYGGSSYSQPQVIPGPPGPPGPPGPAGYKGDAGAPGAPGYSGGPGPQGPAGKPGSPGYPGEKGTPGYNGAPGAPGKPGYNGEKGTPGYNGAPGLPGGPGLPGKDGYNGAPGPAGPKGEAGPPGYTIPSKIPGPPGAPGYPGKDGAPGYPGGPGPVGPVGPAGLQGAPGKPGTNGYPGGPGPKGDAGTPGYAGAPGKDGYPGAPSKIPGPPGPVGPAGSPGYNGAPGKDGLPGGPGYPGKDGKPGAPGYTGAPGQPGKPGKDGLPGPAGTPGYPGGPGPVGPLGKPGAPGYPGGPGPVGPVGPLGPVGPQGKPGSPGYPGGPGPAGPLGPVGPVGPQGKPGSPGYPGPAGPAGPAGSPGQTYEAPAPAYPAPAYPAPAPIYQQPIYEPPAPSYG encoded by the exons atgtggCTTTGG gcatttgtttcacttgtgctTGCATCCGTATTGGCTGCACCCCAATACGGACAACCACCAGCTGCAGGCGAAACCGTCTCTATTACAAAGGAACAGTGGGCCACTCTTAATCCTCATGGGTCAGGAGCAACGTACGAAATACAGAAACAGTGGGAAAGTTTCTATGAATACCTTCCATGGTTGAAGGGACCACCAGGCCCACCAGGCCCACCTGGATCATCTGACGGTGGTGCCTACGGAGGTTCTAGCTACTCACAACCTCAAGTTATCCCTGGACCACCCGGCCCACCTGGACCTCCAGGACCTGCTGGATATAAGGGAGATGCTGGGGCTCCAGGAGCTCCTGGCTACTCTGGAGGACCCGGACCTCAAGGCCCTGCTGGCAAACCTGGTTCACCTGGCTATCCTGGAGAAAAAGGAACACCAGGCTACAATGGAGCTCCCGGAGCACCTGGTAAACCTGGCTACAACGGAGAAAAGGGAACCCCTGGTTACAATGGAGCACCTGGTTTACCTGGAGGCCCTGGACTTCCCGGCAAAGACGGTTACAATGGAGCTCCCGGACCTGCAGGACCTAAAGGTGAAGCTGGCCCACCAGGTTACACTATCCCATCCAAGATCCCAGGCCCACCAGGTGCACCTGGCTACCCGGGCAAAGACGGAGCTCCTGGTTACCCTGGTGGTCCCGGACCCGTTGGCCCAGTTGGCCCTGCTGGACTTCAAGGAGCTCCTGGCAAACCGGGCACCAATGGTTATCCTGGAGGTCCCGGACCTAAGGGAGACGCTGGAACTCCTGGTTATGCTGGAGCCCCAGGCAAAGATGGATACCCCGGCGCACCTAGCAAGATCCCTGGTCCACCTGGTCCCGTTGGACCTGCTGGATCCCCTGGCTACAATGGCGCTCCTGGCAAGGATGGTCTCCCTGGCGGCCCTGGATACCCAGGCAAAGATGGAAAGCCCGGAGCTCCTGGATACACTG GTGCACCTGGCCAACCAGGTAAGCCCGGTAAAGATGGTCTTCCCGGCCCTGCCGGAACTCCTGGTTACCCTGGCGGCCCAGGCCCCGTTGGCCCACTAGGTAAACCCGGTGCTCCTGGATACCCTGGTGGTCCAGGACCAGTTGGTCCAGTAGGACCTCTCGGCCCAGTCGGCCCACAAGGCAAACCAGGCAGTCCAGGTTACCCAGGTGGCCCTGGACCAGCTGGTCCTCTTGGACCTGTTGGACCCGTCGGACCTCAAGGTAAACCAGGATCCCCTGGTTATCCAGGTCCCGCTG